DNA sequence from the bacterium HR17 genome:
GCAAAGTGTCGGCGGTTACCTGACGATGGCGGTGTTGCTTTTGTGGCGGGGCATCAGGCAAAGGGCGTGGCACGCACAACCGTTGCCGACCGCTCTGTTGCTCGCCGGCAGCCTTATCGCGACCGTTTGGATGGTTGTCTCAGGCATGGCGGCGCCGATGGCTGTTGCCTATTGGCTCATGCTGACGCTGTTCGTCGTCACTTACGCCCGCATCCGAGCGGAAGTCGGCATGCCTTACTCGTGGGTTTACCCATACGGGGCGCCGCGCGATGTTTTGCACTACACCTTTGGCATCACGGGGCTACTGCAAATGGGTGGGGTAAGAAGCCTTGTCCTGCTGTCGGGGTTGTTTTGGGTGGCGCGCCATTTTTACTTGAACCTGAACGGCGCTTACGCAGCGGATGCAGTGAAACTCGCCGCCGAAACGCTGTTGCCCTTGAACGCTGTGACGCTGCTGAGTTTTGCCGGGATGATGGCGGGGCTTTGGGCGGCGTTCGTCAGTCACCTGACAGCCTACTACAGGCGCGGCGCCAACTTTTTGGAAGGGGCGCCGGGCACGGCAGATTACCGCACTTATGTCGCCGCCCAAGACTATCGGCTGCTCAGCAATTTGCTCAACAAACCGACACCACCCGATAAATGGCGCATCGGGTTCACGGTTTACGGGGCGCTGGCGACTTTCGCGCTGGCGCATTTGCGCCGATGGGTGCCGACTTTCCCCTTACACCCGCTGGGCTTTCCGTTGGCTTACGCCTACAGCCACCATTGCCCCTATTGGTTTCCGACGCTGTTGGTGTGGGCGATAAAGGGGCTGATTTTGCGTTATGGTGGGATGCGGTTGCACCGGCGGTTAGTGCCCCTGTTTTTGGGCATCGCGCTGGGGCACTTTTTGATGACAGGCGTCATCTGGGGCGGTATCATGTATCCCGCGTTGCGACACAAATTGCCCTTCCCCTTGCGCATCGTGTTTGAGTGACGCCCCTTCCTGGCGGTATCACGCGTTCCGTTCCGGTTGTTCCTCCAAAACGACGGGCAGGCACAGTTTTTCAACGCGGCGCACGACGGTCACGGTCGTCGCGGTGCCGGGCGCAAGGTCGGTCAAGACACGGTTGAGCGCCGCCATGTCGGGTGTAGGGGTATCGCCGACGGCGACGAGGATGTCTCCCTCGCGCACCCCTGCGTTGGCAGCGGGGCTGTCGGCGTCAACGGTAATGATGAGGACGCCGCTGTCGGCAGGCAGTCGGTGAAACGCAACCAAACGGGGGTTGAGCGCCACATTCTGACCGCCGACACCCAAGTAACTGCGCCGGACCCGCCCCTCGCGCAACAACCGCTCCGCGACGAACTTGGCGGTGTTGATGGGAATGGCAAAGCAGAGCCCTTGAGCGGGCATCACGAGGGCGGTGTTGACCCCGATGACTTCGCCTCGGGTGCTGACCAACGGACCGCCAGAACTGCCAGGGTTGAGAGCGGCGTCCGTTTGGATGACATCGTGCAGCAAGTGTCCTGCGGGGGTGCGCAATGACCGCCCCAGCGCGCTGACGATGCCAGCGGTGACGGTGCACTGCAGCCCGTAGGGGTTGCCGATAGCGATGACCAACTGACCGACCCGCACTTTGGCGGAATCGCCCAACGGGGCAGGGGGTAAATCCGTCGCGTCTACCTGCACCAATGCCACATCTGTTTCGGGGTCTTCACCCACCAACCGGGCGGCAAACTGGCGCCCGTCAGGAAACGCCACCGCAATGTGCGTTGCGCCCCGCACGACATGGCTGTTGGTCAAAATGAACCCGTCAGCGGTCAAGGCAAAGCCCGACCCGTGACCGCAAATATGCCCGGCGTCTGTGCGGGCTTCAATGCTGGCGACGGAACGGATGACACGGTCAACGGCTTGAATGACGACCTGCGAAAACGCGTCCAACAGGTCGTCAGGTGGTGGTTCCGTCGGCGCCAACGGCGGATGGTGGCGGTGCCACAGCGGTAGCCGCACCAGCCATGCCCCCTTCGGTCAAAAGGCTTGCAGCAACTCCAGCATCGCCCGATCCAGTCTGTGCCCACGCCAGTTTTCGTAGGCAACATCTTCCCGCTCGCTGTCCAAGATGCCGAAACTGCCCCGAAAGTTCCAGAGCGCCCAACCCCAACCCATCTCCTGCCACACGGTCAAGCCATCGCGCATCCACGCCAAGACGACCTTGTGGGGTGTTTTGTTGTAAGCGCCGAATTCGCCGACCATCACGCCGACGCCTTGCCGCTCTAACGCTTTCCACGGCTGGTAAAAGGACCGCAAGCGATGAATGTCCCAAAGGGTGTCGCCCTCGCGCAAAGGGTAGGTCGGCGTCGCCCAAGTTTGCGCGTTGTTTACCCATTCGGCGCGGTAGTGGGTCAAACGGAAGGGCTGATAGCCCCGCGTCGCGGCGGCGACTTTGAGCCCCACCAATTCCGTCGGAGCGGTGTTGCCCCATTCGCGCCCGTCGCAAATGATGAGCCGTTGTTCATCGTGCTGGCGGATGGCTTCCACCATGCGCGCTACGACTTTGCGGTGCACTTGCGGGTCAATGCGGGCGGGCTCGTTGAACAGGTTGAAACTGAGCAGCGTGTTGGGAACGCCTTGATAGCGCCGGGCAAAATGAGCCCAATGAAGCGCGCACACCTTTTGTGCCTCTTCATCGTCCCACAGCGATTTTGGCTCGGGCGGACGGGCGACGGTGTAACCTGGCGCCCGATGGAAGTTGAGGCAGACATGCACGCCATACTTTTCGCCAAATCGCACGGCGTCGTCAATCTCTTTCAGCGTTTCCTCGCGGAACTTCGTCCAATCGCCCGCGTCAATCCAGCAGCGGTAATCCATCGGCAACCGAACGAAATTGAAGCCCAACTCGGCGATCCACGCAAAGTCGCGCTCCAAAAACGGTTGATTGCGGGCGACATTGAACTTTTCCAGCAAGTTGAAGCCGCGCCAGCGGGGCAACCGGTCGGGGCACGGTGCGGGCAACTTCCGCTGCGCCGTCGTCGGCGCCTCTTGCGCTGCCATACCCGCCATCACTCCCGCCATCGTTGTCAGCATCTCTCGGCGCGTCATTGCCATCCCCCTCTCATTCCATCGGCAAAGTCCTGACGATGTTCTGTCGCAGGTCAATGACCCGAACAGCATGGTTGTTGGTGTCAGCGACGAACAGTTTGCCATCGGCGTAACTGATGCCGCTGGGTTCGTCAAATTGCGCTTCCGCCTGAGCGCCGTCTTTGTGTCCGGGCTTACCCGAACCCGCAAAAGTCTGGCACGCCTGGGTCTTCGGATAGAGCCGCTTGATTTTGTGGTTGTAAGTGTCAGCGACATAGACGATGCCATCGTGGTAGCAAACGCCCAACGGGTGCTGTAACCGCACCGCTGCGCCGACGCCGTCGCGGTCACCGAAGTCAAACAATCCGACACCGACCAATGTGCGGACGAACCCCGTCTGCAAATTTGCCATGCGGATGGCGCTCGTCTCGCTGTCGGCAAAGTAGAGCACACCGTCGCCGACCGCTAACCCGCTGGGTTGTGCCAGCCACGCGTCGGTCGGCGCCCCATCGCGAATGCCTTCAAAACCGTTGCCTGCGAAGGGAAACAGCGTGCCCTGGCGCAGGTCCATAACCCAAAGTTGATGGCTGCCAGCCATCGCGATGTAGAGTTTGCCTGCGTGGTAGGCGACATCCCACGGCGAGCGCAAATCGACGGCGCGGGCTTTGCCCCCTTGCGAAAACCCGCGCCCCAGTTTGCCTGTCCCAGCGATGGTCGTGACAGTGCGACGGTGCAAATCCGCTAAGCGGATACAATGGTTGCCCGTGTCGGCGATGAACAGGTGCTCACCGTGCAGCGCCAACCCGTGCGGGTTGTTGAATTGCGCCGACTCAAAACTGCCGTCCCGCAACCCTTCCTGCCCATCACCGATCGTCAGCATCTTTTTGCCGTCAAAATCGGTGACGACGATGCGGTGGTTGCCTGTATCGGCAACGAACAGCCGCCGATGGACGGCATCTGCCAACACCTTGCCAGGAAACCGCAGCGGAGTCTTGGCTGGCGTTTCCTTGTGAAACCGCACGGGTGTGCGGTCCAAAATCCCTTTCGCTTCTGCCTCGGCAATCAATTTGCGCAGCACAGTCGCTAACTGCTCGGCGGTGATTTCGCCTTCGTGGACGCCGACGATCCGTCCCGTCGGGTCAATGAGCACCAAAGTCGGCCACGCCCGCACGCCGTAAAGGCGCCAGATGCCAAAATCCTTGTCGTTGATGACAGGATGCTCCACGCCATAGCGCAAAATCGCTTTGCGCAAGTTTTCATCGTTGCGCTCGTTCGGAAACTTCGCCGAGTGGATGCCGATGACGACAAGTTCGTTGGGAAACAAACGCTCCACCTGCCGCAACTGCGGCAGCGTGTGCAAGCAGTTGATTCAGCAGTAGGTCCAAAAGTCCAGCAGGACAAACTTGCCCCGCAGCGCCTTTAGGCTCAAGGGACGGTCAGTGTTGAGCCACCCAACGCCAGGGGGAAAATCGGGGGCATGCACGACGCCGAACCCCTGCACCGTCGGTCGCCCTCCTTGGGTCCGCTGCTGCAGCACTGTTCCAAAGCCAAGCAACAAAACCGTCACGGTGGCGAGAAAAGCGCAAATGCGCCACACCACGCGGTCATCACCTACCTTGCACTGCCGGCACAATTATGCCGCTATCCCCTCCCCTCGCCGCACGAGTTTATCTTGATTTTAAAGGTGGCACCTTCGGTGCGGCGAACAATTGCCATCGCGTGGGCGCCAAACCCTTCAGCGCTACCGATATGAGCGATGGGCAAACGCCCGATGGCGTTGGGACGAACGGGCTTAGGACAAAACACATCCGCTTGAACGAGAGCGTAACTGCTCCTAAAACAACCGGCGCAGCGGTGCAAACACCGTCACAAACTCGTCCGCCAAGCGTCGCACGATAACGCGCTAGTCGCCCACCCCCGCAGCACCCGCGTTCGCCACTCATCCGTCACTGTGTCGGCGCTGAGGTAAAATGACTCCATCAGCACGAGGCAAGCGTTTGTGCGTGTCAGGATAAGTGCCAGTCACTCACGGTAAAGGCTTTCGTAACACTCAGACGGCAGGACTGTTGGTTCGTGGCGTCAAGTCCGATGGACATCGTGGATGCCGATAAGCACCGAGACCCAGTCGGGAATTGAGTGTCAGCCCATCGTCGTGCCAACGCTCCCGCAAATCGGCAGCGGTGTTGTCACCGATGCCCCTGTTAACGATGGTGATGACGAGGGACGGACGCGTTTGGCTTGACGCCTGCACCAAAGTTTTGCGGCACAGTGAAGACATCGCCTCTGATGCGACCGACAGCGGAAATAGGCAGACTATCATTTGCCCCTGCAGTGAAAGAGCCAAAGGGGTGATGACAGATGTTCATCGGCGAGTTAGCGAGGTTAACAGGTGTTTCTGTGCCGACCATCCGCTATTACGAAACACTGGGCTTGCTCAAACCTGTCAAGCGGACGCGGGGCGGTTTTCGGGTCTACGATGAACATGCCGTCCAGATGCTCCACTTCATCCGCCACGCCCAACGGTTGGGGTTTTCCTTGAAAGAGGTTCGCCAAGTCTTGCGAGTGTGGCGGCGAACGGGCAACCCCTGCCCGACTGTTCGCGCCCTCGTCACCCAACGGCTTGACCAGTTGGATGGGTGGCTGCGAAGTTTGATGGCGTTGCGGGAACGGTTGCACCAGTTGACGCAAATGTTGGAAGCCAACCAAGGAAATGACCCTTCCATCGTTTGCCCCTGCATAACAGCGACGGAACCGTTGGACATTTCGCTGCCTTATCTGCCTCCTGAGTGGCGCAAACATAAGAAGCGTCCTCGTAAACGCAAAAAGACCTCACGCTTGACGGATTGGTGGTGGTCTTGACGGGCTTACCTCTCAAGCCGACTTGAGAGTGCAAAATGAGGGGCGGCGGAAGGAGGTGAACACCGATGCGTTGGCTGACACTGCTGGCGCTGTTGGGGGCGTTGGTAGGCGCCTCGGCATCGGTAAGCGTTCAGCGAACACAAGCCACCGAATGCCCAGGCAAAATCGTCTGCCCCTTGATAGGTGAGGAGATTTGCCGCTGTTGCTGTCCGTTGAACGGTAAGTAAGGTGAAATGTCGCCCTCGGAGGGCTGCCCTCTTCGGAGGGCTGCTCTCCTGAGCAGCCTAAGAAAAAACCAATGCGAAAAACAAATCGCCCTTCGGAGGACGGTTCCTCCGAACCGCCGAAAAAAATTTCGGCTCGTCAGGAGACGAGCCCTCCGAAATGCTAAAAAGAAAATTTTCGTTCGGAGGGCTGCTCTCCTGAGCAGCCGAAGAATTGACATGAAAAACAAAATTGGCGCATCAGGAGATGCTCCCTCCGACTATGAGGTGATGGCAAATGGCGCGAAGAATTTGGGCAAGTTGGCTTGGTGGCATCACGGCCGTCCTTGCCTTGTTGCCCAAGCCTTGATGACTGCTGCCTTTCGTCTCCGCTGGCAGCGGAGCGGTCAGCAGCGCCTTCAGTTGGCTATCGGCACAGTGGCGCCCGTTTTGGCTAACGCTGGCGCTTTTCTTTGTCGGTTGGGGATGGTGGCAGGTTCTCAGACAAAAGCGAGGCGGACGGAGAGAACGACTTGCCCTTTGGGCTGCGACCATCTTGACGATAATGAGTGCTGTCTTTTCGGTGTTGCGCGGGAACCCCTAAACGCTGGCGCGCATCTTTCAATGTGGCATACCTAAACCACACTTTACCCAAAACGCGTCACAAAGGAGGAAAGGAACATGCGTTGGTGGCTGGTGGCAGTTTGCCTGACCGTTTCGGTCGGAGCGGCGGTGGGGCAGTCGGGGACAGGTTGCCCCCTCTGACCACCTGCTGGCTACGCCGTCCAGGGAGAGCCCGCTGGTCCAGCGGGTGAGTTGGCAGGTCGTTTCAGTGCCCATTTGAACGATGGGCAGTGGCTACTTAGCGGCGCGTTCAACGACGGTATGCCGACGAGGTCGGAACTGTTCATTTGGCATAAACCCAAAGGGAACTTACAACTGGGTGTCGGTTTGCTGGAGCGACCGAAAACGGCACGGTGGATGGCTAATTACGAACTGAGGCAGCAGAAAGGTGGCGTTCCATCGCTAACTGTAGGCATTGGCTTGCAGGAAGTAGGCGTCGGCAACCCCGGCGTCTTTGCCACTGCCAATTGGGCGTTGACCCCTTTCCTCAAACTACCGTCCAGTTTGTATCTCGGAGTTGGGCGACGGGTCACATCAAAAGGCGAGTCATTGGATAAATGGAGACCGTTGTTCGGAGCGTCGGC
Encoded proteins:
- a CDS encoding Endoglucanase C307 gives rise to the protein MTRREMLTTMAGVMAGMAAQEAPTTAQRKLPAPCPDRLPRWRGFNLLEKFNVARNQPFLERDFAWIAELGFNFVRLPMDYRCWIDAGDWTKFREETLKEIDDAVRFGEKYGVHVCLNFHRAPGYTVARPPEPKSLWDDEEAQKVCALHWAHFARRYQGVPNTLLSFNLFNEPARIDPQVHRKVVARMVEAIRQHDEQRLIICDGREWGNTAPTELVGLKVAAATRGYQPFRLTHYRAEWVNNAQTWATPTYPLREGDTLWDIHRLRSFYQPWKALERQGVGVMVGEFGAYNKTPHKVVLAWMRDGLTVWQEMGWGWALWNFRGSFGILDSEREDVAYENWRGHRLDRAMLELLQAF
- the resA_7 gene encoding Thiol-disulfide oxidoreductase ResA: MFPNELVVIGIHSAKFPNERNDENLRKAILRYGVEHPVINDKDFGIWRLYGVRAWPTLVLIDPTGRIVGVHEGEITAEQLATVLRKLIAEAEAKGILDRTPVRFHKETPAKTPLRFPGKVLADAVHRRLFVADTGNHRIVVTDFDGKKMLTIGDGQEGLRDGSFESAQFNNPHGLALHGEHLFIADTGNHCIRLADLHRRTVTTIAGTGKLGRGFSQGGKARAVDLRSPWDVAYHAGKLYIAMAGSHQLWVMDLRQGTLFPFAGNGFEGIRDGAPTDAWLAQPSGLAVGDGVLYFADSETSAIRMANLQTGFVRTLVGVGLFDFGDRDGVGAAVRLQHPLGVCYHDGIVYVADTYNHKIKRLYPKTQACQTFAGSGKPGHKDGAQAEAQFDEPSGISYADGKLFVADTNNHAVRVIDLRQNIVRTLPME
- the hmrR gene encoding HTH-type transcriptional regulator HmrR; the protein is MFIGELARLTGVSVPTIRYYETLGLLKPVKRTRGGFRVYDEHAVQMLHFIRHAQRLGFSLKEVRQVLRVWRRTGNPCPTVRALVTQRLDQLDGWLRSLMALRERLHQLTQMLEANQGNDPSIVCPCITATEPLDISLPYLPPEWRKHKKRPRKRKKTSRLTDWWWS
- the htrA_3 gene encoding Putative serine protease HtrA, which codes for MRLPLWHRHHPPLAPTEPPPDDLLDAFSQVVIQAVDRVIRSVASIEARTDAGHICGHGSGFALTADGFILTNSHVVRGATHIAVAFPDGRQFAARLVGEDPETDVALVQVDATDLPPAPLGDSAKVRVGQLVIAIGNPYGLQCTVTAGIVSALGRSLRTPAGHLLHDVIQTDAALNPGSSGGPLVSTRGEVIGVNTALVMPAQGLCFAIPINTAKFVAERLLREGRVRRSYLGVGGQNVALNPRLVAFHRLPADSGVLIITVDADSPAANAGVREGDILVAVGDTPTPDMAALNRVLTDLAPGTATTVTVVRRVEKLCLPVVLEEQPERNA